The Methanococcoides sp. AM1 DNA window GCCTTATTGTTTCTGTTATGCACTTGACAGTTTCAGCCTGCTCTTTGTAAAGCTTACAGACCGGACATTTTTCAAAATGCTCATCAATAGAGCTGGAATCGTCACCAATACATTTCTCACATGCTTTTGCAAGCTCTTCCAACTTATCTTCTGCAATCATAATTCAGCATCTCCTATAAGGCATTTAGATGCACTTTTATATATAATTGATCTTTTGATCACCCTATCGATAGCCTTACAGAGAACTATAATTCTATTTAAATTCCTAAAGTATAGTTCACGCATTATATAATCGATATCTGTTCAATTTAAACCAGTTTAGTTTTGTGATTCTGAATTTAACTAATAACTTCAGAAAAGTTAGCAAACTTGGTTAAGCTTCCGATATAGGCACCAACTTGTTTAAAAATCGAAATGTTTATATGAATATATTCGAATTGGAGATGAAATTTAAAGTATTAAATTAAAATATATAAATTGAAATCACAACATTTGACCCTGGGAGCACAATAAATGACTGGTAATCTTAAAAAGCATATATCTACTTTTGAAAAAGAACTATCACTAAAAAATCAGGCTATCGAATCAAATGTTAGTGCTATTGCTTTAACAGATCTAGAGGGAGAGATCATCTACATAAACAGTACTTTTTTGAAAATGTTCGGATTTGATAACAAAAACTATTTTTTGTGTAGACATGCAGCCAACTTCTGGAATAAACAGACTGAAGCAACAGAAATAATAAAAATTGTTCAGGAAACAGGTCATTGGTCTGGTGAGCTCACAGTTAAAAAGAAGAATGGTTCAAAGCTCATAACACTTTTTTCTGCTAGTATCATAAGGGACAATTCTAAGAAACCAGTTGCTATGATGACATCTTTCATAGATATTTCCAAGCAGAGGGAGTTGGAAAACGATCTTGAAACGATATTTAATTCCATTAACGATGAAATTGCTATATTTAACCTTGAAGGACAGTTCTTAGAAGCAAACCAGATCACGTTTGATAAATTGGGATACACAAAGGATGAATTAATGCAAATGACGGTGATGGACATAACACCACCTGAATTTAGAGAAACACTGCGTGAACAAGTTTTTGAAAAATTAGAACAGGGAGGCGGAATCGTCGAAACTGTCAGTAAGCACAAAGATGGTTCTTTGGTATCAATTGAACTTAACATTCGTCCGATCGAATACAAAGGAAATCCTGCAGTCATAACCGTTGCCAGGGATACAACCGAACGAAAGAAAACAGAAACTGCATTGAAAGCGAGTGAAAAGAAATACTCAACTCTGGTTGAAAACGGAAATGATGGTATTGTTATAATTCAAGATTATTTGCTTAAATTTGTAAATCAAAAATTCATAGATATATCCGGGTTTCCAAAGAAGGAATTGATCGGAAGCCCATTTTTTAATCTCGTTTCAACTGAATATAAGGAACTCTCAATGAAAAGACATGAACAGAGATTTAGCAGTAATAATATTCCAAACAATTATGAGATCGATATCTTGTCAGAGAATGGTAGCCTTATTCCAGTGGAGATAAGTGGATCTGTTATCGAGTATGAAGGCAAACCCGCAAATATGGCAATACTTCGCGATATCACTGAACGCAAGACAATGGAACAAAAGATTAGAGAAACTGACTTGAAAAACCAGGCAATTCTGAACGCTTTACCTGATTTGATATTCCAATTTACTATAGATGGAACAATTATTGATTATCGCCCATCTCCTGAGATCGATACATATGTTCAACCTAAAGAGTTTTTAGGCAAAAAAGTCAACGAAGTTCTGCCAAAAGAAATTGCAACCGGGATATTTTCCTCAATTGAGCAAGTGGTCAAAACAACAAAAATTCAACGTTTTGATTACCAGCTTCTGATAGATGGAAAAATGAACTATTTTGAAGCTCGGCTGGTCCTTAGCGGAGAAGATTCTATATTGGCCATTGTTTCAGATATCACAGAGCGTAAGTTAGCAGAGAGTGAATTGAAGAAAAGTGAAGAAAAATATTCAGCTCTGGTAGAAAATGGAAATGATGGTATTCTTATTGTTCAGGACGGTTTGTTGAAATTTGTTAACTCAAAAATGGCAGAAATGACAGGTTACAATCTGGAAGAACCGATTGGAACTCCATTTTTAGAATATGTAAATGAAGCTCACCGAAAATTGGTTCTTGAGA harbors:
- a CDS encoding PAS domain S-box protein, giving the protein MTGNLKKHISTFEKELSLKNQAIESNVSAIALTDLEGEIIYINSTFLKMFGFDNKNYFLCRHAANFWNKQTEATEIIKIVQETGHWSGELTVKKKNGSKLITLFSASIIRDNSKKPVAMMTSFIDISKQRELENDLETIFNSINDEIAIFNLEGQFLEANQITFDKLGYTKDELMQMTVMDITPPEFRETLREQVFEKLEQGGGIVETVSKHKDGSLVSIELNIRPIEYKGNPAVITVARDTTERKKTETALKASEKKYSTLVENGNDGIVIIQDYLLKFVNQKFIDISGFPKKELIGSPFFNLVSTEYKELSMKRHEQRFSSNNIPNNYEIDILSENGSLIPVEISGSVIEYEGKPANMAILRDITERKTMEQKIRETDLKNQAILNALPDLIFQFTIDGTIIDYRPSPEIDTYVQPKEFLGKKVNEVLPKEIATGIFSSIEQVVKTTKIQRFDYQLLIDGKMNYFEARLVLSGEDSILAIVSDITERKLAESELKKSEEKYSALVENGNDGILIVQDGLLKFVNSKMAEMTGYNLEEPIGTPFLEYVNEAHRKLVLEKYEQKLENGNNNRSRYEFDILSKDGNKI